One Companilactobacillus heilongjiangensis genomic window, ATTATTTTTTGCAGTTATAATAAACTGTGTGTTTTTAGAGGGACACGAAACCCTAAGTGCAGCTTGCACGCTACTACACATGTCGAATCCAGAACACCCCCATGAATGTTCACCTTAATATAATAGCTAATTTTCCATAATATAGCAAATTGTATGACTTAATTATTATAAAAATATTGATGCGTTAGAGGTGCTACTTGGCATAAAAATTGTTAAAATACTGGTGTGAACGGAGGTATGCAAATGACAGATGAAAATAACAGCAAACCTTTCTACAAGAGAAATTGGTTCTGGATCACAATATTTTCAATCTTTATTATCGTGTCAGCCACAACATACATCGCAAATTTTTCTTTCTATAAAGACCAAGCTGATAAAGCAACCACTACTCAAAGCAAGAATCTGACTGAAAAGAAGATGGATTCTGATCCTTCATTAGTTGATAAATACAATTCTATTAAAACTGGTAAAAAGGGTTTCAGTAAGGACAAAATCGTTGAATTACTGGGTCAACCAACCACTACTCAGCAATTAGATGTCAACAATCCAATTACAACTTTGATTTGGAAGGGAACCGATAATCAGAATGTGACGATCCAAATTACATTTGAAAAAAATAAATCGACATCCAAATCGATTCAAGGTTTAGATATCGACCGTAAGAAAATGTTAACTTCCAAAGATTTGAACAAACTACAAGTCGGTGATAGCTATAAAAGAGTTATCAATACGCTGGGTGATCCGGATGATTATTCTGATACAAATGGTATAAAAACTTTAACTTATGAATCAGATTTGTCAGAAATCGACCAGACATCTGATGCGATGATTAGAATTGAAATTTCCAACAATCAAATTATTAATAAAGAACAGCAAAATTTGAAATAAAAAAAAGGTGCATATGTCAAATACTCGAGTTTTCGATACTTTGATATGTGCGCCTTTTATTGTGCCAATCTTCTGGCATGTATGATTCCAAAACCTTTAATGGATAGGCTGGAAATTCCCACTGACATAACAGCTAGGAGGAATGAGAAGATATCAGTTAAAGCAATGTTGCCTAAGCAGACGATTGCATCAATAATGAATAAACTGATATATTTGTCGACTCCGAAGTTCTTATGGATGATCATTGGAGGAACCGTTGTCCCACCACTCGACATGTTTAATGTATATAAAATTGCTAAACCAATTCCAAAAATAACACTTCCAACGATTATCGAAATGACACGACTGTTGGGAATCAAATTGTAAACCGGTGTGATATATAACAACAATGGAAGCATGAAACTTCCTAGTGCTAATTTAATTGTTGTTTGACGATCTAAATGTAAGTAAGCCAGTACTAACATCACAATATTTATGACAAGAACCGAGATGAATGTTGGGATTTTCCATCCTGCTTGCAACAAGATAGCGATTCCGGTAGCTCCACCGGCTGCTATGCTGTGCGGCTCGAAGAACATATTTAGACTAAATGCGATAAGTTCCAAAGCGACTAACATTATTAGTAGTTTTGCGGACAATCTATTTTTCTTATTCTTCATATATATAACTATAACATGAACATACCTTCATGACAATAAAAGTCTAAATTACTTTTAATATTAATATTTCAGTAACATTACTAAGATTACATAAAATCCTGAAAATGTAACTCTGAGGTTGTCGTCATGTAATATACGGCTGTTAGTATAGCACCATAGCAATTGAGAGAAATTAAATTTTAAACATTAAGGATGTAATTAATTTATGAAAAAAGTTTTATCTATCGCTTTAGTAAGTGCCATGGCTTTAACAGGAATCTTAGCATCAACTAACACAGCACAAGCTGCCGTAACAAATGGAAATACAGTTACAGTTGAAAAAGGAGATTCTTATAAGAGTATCGCCGAAGCTAACGGAATTAGCATTTCTGCTCTAGAACAAGCTAACGGACGTGAAGTTGGCGGATTTGACTTAATTTTCCCAGGCGAAACAATTACATTACCTGGCGTTACAACTACAAATACAGCAACTGACACATCTGCTGATACACAAGCTGCCACAACAACAGCTTTTACAGATACTAGTGCAAATACACAAACACAACAAACAACTGACACAACTTCACAAGCTACAACACAATCAACAAGTACAACAGGTACATCACAAGGAACATTCAAGATTTCCTTCTATGATCCATCTGTTTTAGGTTCAAACATGGGTTACAGTGGTGTGGCAGCCAATCTTTCAGTATTTCCAAAGGGTACACAATTGAAGATCACTTTATCTGACGGAACCGTATTATACAGAACCGTTAATGATACAGGAACATTTGCCAACTCTAATTCACAACAATTAGATGTTGCCATGCCTAGTTCATCAATCCCTTCATATGGTGTAACTACAGCTTCAGTTGAAGTTTTATCATAATTTAGAGTAAGATGTACGTGGAACAGACAATTGCAAAAAAAGGTTCTCTATTAATTTAGAGGACCTTTTTGTCGTTTTGGACTGTTTCCAGAAGATGTTACGAGTACAGGCACATCGGATTCTTCATAAACAGGTCTTCAGTTATTAGCTTAAAAGAAGTGTATTATTAATTAAGAACAAGTTAAGCGCTTACAAAAATAGTTCTACTATACGCATGGTGCTAGTTGATAACCTATTACAAATATTTCATAGTCTAAAATTGTTTGAATGCTTTCACATTCGACTAATAACGATTAATTAGTCGGAAGAGCTGGAAAATATTTGTGTACCATGGTTCGAGACCGTATTTTGGCTCGGGCCGTTCCGCACAGCTTGAGAATATTTCCCAGCGCTGGAGACGGCATACTTAACTAGCACCACGCGTTTCTACTATACAATATTTATGAATCATGTCCTCAAATTCACATTATCATTATCTTTTTGGTATATATATCATTTGAAAAATGGGTTAATATTGATAATATGAATTAGTGTATAAGTATTTAAGGAATTACGCTATAATGTGAAAGACACCTAGAACATTGGTTATAACAAATTCTAGACGTCAAAGGATGATGTCGGAGGGAATTTTATGAAGGAAACACCCAAATATGTGGTGGTAGCAAATCATTTACGACAACAAATCCTGGAAAAACAATATCAAATCAATGAACAACTACCTCAAGAAACTGCAATTGCCAGTTCTCTGAATGTCAGTAGAATCACCGTTAGGAAGGCATTGGACATCCTAGTAGAGGAAGGGTTGATATATAGAATCCAGGGCTCAGGGACTTTTGTCAAAGACAATCAAGCTAACACGGGCTTCAGTCATGGTAAAAAATCTTTAGAAATATTTGATTTCAATAAGTATCAAGTTGATCTATTAAAGTTTGGCGTTGATAAGCCCACTGGTAGCGTTATGGGTCAGCTGAACATTAATAAATTTGATTTCACCTACGGAATAGAGCGTTTGATTAAGGATAAAGGCACTGTTATAGCGTTACAACGGACGTTTATGCCGGTGAAAATTATCCAAGGAATGCAGATGGATTCTCTGAAAGGTTCCATTTATGATTTTGTAGATAAAGAATTGGATTTAAAAATTGATTCTGCGATAAGGACCATTTCAAGTGAAATATCTGATGATCAAGTTACTGAAAAACTTGGTCTGGATAAGCCAGAACCCTTGATAACAATGGAACAACGTTCATTTTTAAGCAACGGACAAATCTTCGAATACTCTTATACTTATATACGAGCATCCAAGTTTTCAATCCATGAATCAATTTAAGACAATGGAATTATCATTTAATTGATAATTTTATTGTCTTTTTTTATTGTCTTCAATAATTTGTTATAACAAATTATTATTTTGTATTGACACAGAAATATAAATGAACTTATAATGTAACCGTTAACAAAAAGAAGGGGGTTTCATTTATGAAACAATTAAAGATTGCTATTTTTTGTAGCGGTGGATTTTCCACAAGTCTTATCGGTGCCAAAATGCAAAAGGTATATGACGCAGAGGGTAAGGATGTAAAAGTTGATGCATACGACTTTGGTATGGTTGACGAAGTTGGCGATGATGCCGATGTTATTTTGTTAGCACCACAAATTGGTTGGGCCTTTGATCAAACCAAAAAGGGTCACCCAAATACAAAGGTCATTCTTCTAACAATGCAACAATTTGGTAGTATGGATGGTCAAGTTTTAGTTGATGTATTGAAAGAGAAGGGAATAGATTAATATGGCAAAGGGAAAAGGTTGGCAAAAGTTCCAGATGGAATTTACCAAAACCGCTGGTAAAATTGCTGCGAACAAATTGCTTCTAACATTACGTGATTCCTTCATCATTGTTGCCGCAACTTCAATGATTGCTGGATTCGCTATCATGATTCAAAATGTTTTCATCGATCCTACTAATGGACTTATCTTTGGTCAACAAGGATTGGGACTTGGTAAATTAATCAGCGGTTCTTGGAAAGCTTGGGCCGCATCAGGTTTATTTAATGGATTAACAACGACTGGGAACTTAATTGGATTAGTTTCTAATGGTTCTCTAAATACTTTCGCTATTCTACTTGTAGTTATTTTTTCACACACATTTTCACGTAAGTACTTCCCAAAGAGTAAGGAACATATGACTTCAGTTCTTTATGCTTTAGGTGCATTCTTCATCTGTATGCCTTGGAAATTCCAATACACACCAGATGGTTCTAAGAAAGCTATCGATGTTCTAAATTATATGGATACTACATTCTTTGGAACAAAAGGTGTTTTCGCCGCACTATTGATTTCAGGATTTTCAGTTTGGATTTACAACAAGGTTCTTGAAAAGAACTTTACTATCAAGATGCCAGATTCAGTTCCACCTGCAGTTGCTCGTAGTTTCGAGTCATTGATTCCCGGTGTTATTACAATGGGCGTCTTCATTATTCTTACAGGTATCAGTACAACATTAACTGGTGAAACAATGCCAGAACTATTACTAACAGCTTTGCAAAAGCCAGCTCTTGCTATTTCTGGTACAGGATTGTTTGCCTTTGTATCACAAACTACATGGAGTTTACTTCAATGGTTTGGTATTCACCCAACATCAATTTGGGGACCTATCTTCGGATTAACATGGAATATCAATGATACACAAAACATGTTAGGCCAAGCACATCACATTTACTCAACATTATTCATGAACTTTTCAACTGTTGCTGCTGGATCATGTTCAGTATCACCAGTTCTAGCATTGATGCTATTTTCAAAGAGACTTGCTGCCAAGAAAGTTTCAAAGATTGCTTTAATGCCAGCTATCTTTAATATTTCAGAACCTGTTACATTCGGTCTACCTATTATCTTGAATCCTTTGTACTTCATTCCATGGCTAGTTGCACAACCATTGGCATTCTACATTGGACTATTCTTTACAAAGATTGGCTTTATCGGACCTATTGTTAATAACGTTCCATGGACAGTACCAACATTGCTATCTGGACTATTGTACACAGGATCTATTAATGGATTGATTGTACAAGCAGTTATCGTTGCAATTACAACCGCAATCTATATTCCATTCATTAAGATGGATAACAGATTAAACCCTGATAATCCTGACAAAGAAATGGAAAACGCTGCTACAGCTGCAGAAGCATAATTTATTAAAAAAAACGGCAAAGGAGAAAAATATCTTGGATGAAAAACAATTAAAAAGAGCAATGGAGTTGATCTCAGTTGCCGGTACTGCAAAATCACAATGTGTTGAAGCTATGACTATCGCCGAAACTGGTGATATTGATGGTGCAAGAGAAAAGTTAAAAGTAGCACACAAGACTTTGCACGAAGCACATAATATTCAAACTAAATGGATGACCGATGAAATGAACGGTGAAAAAGTTGAGAAATCAATCATGTTGATTCACTCGCAAGACCACTTTATTTCAGCAGATATTATGATGACAGTAGCTGAAAAGGTTATCAATTTACACGAAGAACTAAATACTCTTAAGGCTAAGGAATGATTTTATGGCAACTGAAGTATTAGAGCTTGATCCACTATATTCAAATAATATGGTCATACCAGCTAATAAAGCCTTCAAAATCAGTGGGACTGCTGTCAGAGATACGGAAGTCTATGCAGAAATAGACAATCAAGTTTTGCGTACAACTTCTGATGTTGATGGTAATTGGTTGATTGAAGTTGCTCCAATCGAAAGTCAAGTTGAGACAACTTTGAAGGTCCAAAACTTAGATGAAGAAATAATTGTCAATAATATTAAAACTGGGCAAGTCATTCTTCTGACAGGTCAATCTAATATTGAATATGAATTTCAAAATGATTGTGAATATCAGGATCAATTAAAGGATATTAATTTTAAAGATGCTTATTACTACAATGTTCCTAAACTTGAATATCGTGATGAGAAGCAAACTTTGCCAGATGATTTACCAATTCCTGCTTGGAAGTTAGTCAAGGATACAACCGTTGGCAGTTTATCAGCAGTTGGTTACTGGATGTTAAAGCGTTTCAAACAAATATATCCGGACCGAGTAATTGGGATTATCGACTGTTATAAAGGCGGTACTTCAGCGTCATCTTGGGTACCAGAGACTGTGTTGCAGAGTGATAAGGAATTAGTTGATACTTTTATCAAACCATTTCATGAAGCAATTGATGGCAAAACTGCTGATGATTTTAAACAAGAATTTGTTGCGTATAATGCCGCGGTGGCTGATCACAATACTAAATTGAGTGCCTTTACTAAAAAGTATCCCGAGGTTTCACTGAGTGATGCTAAGGATAAAGTGGGACACACGCCATGGCCACCTCCAATGACACCAACGTCGTTCTTAAGACCCAATGGTTTGTATCACACGATGATTGAAAAGGTTAGAAATTATCCATTCAATAAAGTTGTCTGGTATCAAGGTGAAAATGATGCTCCAAATCCTGAGGTATATAAGAAATTATTGCGTGGATTGATTATTAGCTGGAGACAATTGTTTAAAAATACTTCGTTGCCATTTTATATTGTTCAACTTCCAGGATACTTTGATGAACCAAAGGATGCATGGCCAATGATTCGTCAGAGTCAGTTGGATGTATCTCAAACAATTAATGATGTTCACTTAGTTTCAATTTCTGATACGGGCGATATGCACAATATTCACCCTGAATCAAAACGGATTGCCGGAACACGTCTGGGAGAGATTATATCAGGTATTCAATATAGCGATACGCCAACAGTTTATAAACAAGAAATCGTTAATAATGGGTTGCTACTATTTGTTAAAAATGCTTCGATGTTAAGCGCTAGAGGAAACGCTTATGTTTCAATCAGAAATAATCAGGAGTGGATCGAGCAAGAAGTATATACACAAGGCAATACAGTGATGATTCCAAATGCGGAACATGCAATTGAGATCAGATATGAGTATAAGAATTTTCCTAAATGTACGATATTTAATGAGTACGGGGCACCATTGTCACCGTTCGAAATGAAAGTAGGCAGAGGCTAGTATGAAAAATTTAGGATTGATTGATATCGGTGGAACTTCTATCAAGTTTGCCGTATGGAAAGATAATGAATTAAAAAAATTAAAACCAGTACCAACGCCTTCAACATTAGGAGAATTTTACAATGTTCTGACTGATCAAGTGGAAAAAATGAAGCAGTATCAAATTGTGGGTGTCGGAATTAGCTCACCTGGTGCTGTTAATAAGAAGACTGGTGTAATTGAGGGTGCGTCAGCGATTCCTTATATTCATAATTTCAAGATTCAACAAGCATTGGAAGAAAGGTTTGGATTGCCAGTAAGTATTGAAAATGATGCTAATTGTGCAGCTTTGGCTGAATTGGATTCCGGAGCTGGAAAAGATGTCGATAGTTTGGTCTTCTTAATTGTTGGAACCGGTGTGGGTGGTTCTGTGATTATTGATCATAAAATTTGGCATGGTGCCCATTTATTTGGTGGCGAGTTTGGATATATGCTATCGGACAACAAAAATACACTAAGTAATTTGGGAACTTCGGTAAATGTTGCTAATAGATATAATATAAATTCGAAACCTGTTTCAAATTATTCAGGCAAAGAAGTATTTGATTTAGCTAAAAAGGGTGATGAACGTGCTCAAAAAGAGGTACACACGATGTATTACGCTTTGGCTAAAAGCATTTACAATTTGCAATATAGTTTTGATCCCGAATTAGTTGTGCTTGGAGGAGCAGTTTCCAATAATCCTGACTTGATTCCAGCAGTTAACAAAGAGATTGAGAAAATTAGAAAAATAGTTGAAATTGCATCGATAAAACCTCAAGTTGTCGCTTGTCATTATACGGATGAAGCCAACTTGCGCGGTGCTTTGGTCGATTTCAATCAACAGAAATAAGGGTTGATCGTTTCCAGAAATGAGAATGTTTACCTGCTATGCGGGCCGTTCCGAGCAGCAGATGAATACTCTCAGCTCTGGAAACGGCATACATAATAACTTCTAACAAAAAATGGAAAGGATGGTTCAAGGGGCACCGCATGTCACTTGGGCCTTTCTTTGTAATTAAGGAGATAAAATAAATGCTTAAATTTCCAAAAGATTTCGCATGGGGTGCTGCAACGTCTGGCCCTCAATCTGAAGGTAACTTTCACAAGCCAAATCAAAATGTCTTTGATTATTGGTATGAAAAGGATCCAGATGCTTTCTATGATGGAGTAGGACCCGACACAGCTTCAAATTTTTATAATGATTATAAAAAGGATATTCCATTGATGGCCAAGGCTGGTATTCGTTCATTGCGTACTTCAATTCAATGGACTAGATTGATGGCCGATGTTGATAAAGGAATTGTCGATGAAGACGGGGTAGAGTTTTACAACAATGTCATTGATTGCTTGTTGGATAATGGTATTGAACCTTATATCAATTTATTCCATTTTGATTTACCTATTGATCTATATAAGAAATACGGTGGTTGGGAGTCAAAGCATGTAACTGATTTATTTGCCGATTACGCTGAAAAATGTTTTGAGTTATTTGGCAGTAAAGTCAAGAACTGGTTTACATTCAATGAACCAAAGGTGATTTTGGATGGCGAGTATTTGTATCAATTCCATTATCCATTGAAGGTTGATGGCCCCGCAGCTGTTCAAGTTGCTTATAATATCAATTTAGCTTCAGCCAAGGCAGTTGCTAGATTTAAGAAGTGGCGTAAGGAAAATAATTCCGACGCTAAAATTGGAACTATTTTAAATTTGACACCTGCATATCCTGCAACCAATGATCCAGAGGATGTTGCTGCTGCAGAGTTTGCAACCCTTTGGGACGATAATATGTACTTGGATCCAGCCGTTAAAGGTCACTTCCCAGAAAAACTGGTTAAAATTTTGGACGATGCTAATGTTTTATTCGACAGCACTCCAGAAGAATTAAAGATAATTGCTGATAATACAATTGATGTTTTGGGAGTCAACTTCTATCATCCAGAACGTGTCATGCGTCCAAGCGTTTCACCAGATAGTTTGCAAGATTGGATGCCAGATATTTATTTCGACAATTACGAAATGCCAGGACGTGTTATGAATGTTGATAAGGGATGGGAAATTTATCCTAAAACACTTTATGATATTGCCATCAATATTCGTGATAATTACGGCAATTTGCCATGGTTTGTATCTGAAAATGGTATGGGAGTATCACATGAGGAACGTTATTTGGATGACAAAGGCGTTGTTCAAGATGATTACCGGATTAAATTTATCAAAGACCATTTGACTGAATTACATCGTGGTATCGAAGCCGGTTCTAACTGCCACGGCTTCTTTGTTTGGACAGGAATCGATTGTTGGTCATGGAAGAATGCTTATCGAAATCGCTATGGACTGATTAGAAATGATATTCATACGCAGACTAAGACGATTAAAAAGTCTGGCCAATGGTATGCCAAATTAAGTGAGAACAATGGGTTTTAGGTATTTGTAGATCTGAAAAAGGGACTTCCTATAAAGTGTTACGTAGAAAGTCCTTTTTTGAGTTGGTAAGAGTTTTAGAATTTATTCGATTATGATTAAATGACTTTGGACTGTTGATCTTGATATAAGAAATCAGGTGTAAATAAATTTAGATATTTTAGTCGGAGGTTGAGAGATAGTCCACTGGCAGTGACAGTGGTGTTAGGACGACGAAGTCGTTCTTACAGCACAGACGTATTTTGAGATTCGCGTACTTTGCGAAGCTCAAAATCGAGGCGAGAGACCTTGGCTCGAACCGGTCTCACAGCAAGCGGACTATCTCTCAACCGGAGACGGCCCACATTAATAAAATTCTAATTTAACTAATGTAAATCAGTAAATGAAAAAGGTATTTAAAAACTTTTTATTTCTAAAAATATATTGCTACAACGTTATAAAACGCGTAACGGCAAACTTAGTAAAACATTGAAATAACAGTATTTTTTTCAATATCATGTTATAAATGCTACTTGGCATATAAATTGAAAATTAGAAAACCAACTGAAAAAACTTATTTTTATTGATTGACATTTCAAAAATTAGATTGTATTATCTAACCAACGATTAACAAAAGATATTTATT contains:
- a CDS encoding DUF3862 domain-containing protein, whose product is MTDENNSKPFYKRNWFWITIFSIFIIVSATTYIANFSFYKDQADKATTTQSKNLTEKKMDSDPSLVDKYNSIKTGKKGFSKDKIVELLGQPTTTQQLDVNNPITTLIWKGTDNQNVTIQITFEKNKSTSKSIQGLDIDRKKMLTSKDLNKLQVGDSYKRVINTLGDPDDYSDTNGIKTLTYESDLSEIDQTSDAMIRIEISNNQIINKEQQNLK
- a CDS encoding YitT family protein → MKNKKNRLSAKLLIMLVALELIAFSLNMFFEPHSIAAGGATGIAILLQAGWKIPTFISVLVINIVMLVLAYLHLDRQTTIKLALGSFMLPLLLYITPVYNLIPNSRVISIIVGSVIFGIGLAILYTLNMSSGGTTVPPMIIHKNFGVDKYISLFIIDAIVCLGNIALTDIFSFLLAVMSVGISSLSIKGFGIIHARRLAQ
- a CDS encoding DPBB and LysM peptidoglycan-binding domain-containing protein codes for the protein MKKVLSIALVSAMALTGILASTNTAQAAVTNGNTVTVEKGDSYKSIAEANGISISALEQANGREVGGFDLIFPGETITLPGVTTTNTATDTSADTQAATTTAFTDTSANTQTQQTTDTTSQATTQSTSTTGTSQGTFKISFYDPSVLGSNMGYSGVAANLSVFPKGTQLKITLSDGTVLYRTVNDTGTFANSNSQQLDVAMPSSSIPSYGVTTASVEVLS
- a CDS encoding GntR family transcriptional regulator, which encodes MKETPKYVVVANHLRQQILEKQYQINEQLPQETAIASSLNVSRITVRKALDILVEEGLIYRIQGSGTFVKDNQANTGFSHGKKSLEIFDFNKYQVDLLKFGVDKPTGSVMGQLNINKFDFTYGIERLIKDKGTVIALQRTFMPVKIIQGMQMDSLKGSIYDFVDKELDLKIDSAIRTISSEISDDQVTEKLGLDKPEPLITMEQRSFLSNGQIFEYSYTYIRASKFSIHESI
- a CDS encoding PTS sugar transporter subunit IIB, translated to MKQLKIAIFCSGGFSTSLIGAKMQKVYDAEGKDVKVDAYDFGMVDEVGDDADVILLAPQIGWAFDQTKKGHPNTKVILLTMQQFGSMDGQVLVDVLKEKGID
- a CDS encoding PTS sugar transporter subunit IIC; amino-acid sequence: MAKGKGWQKFQMEFTKTAGKIAANKLLLTLRDSFIIVAATSMIAGFAIMIQNVFIDPTNGLIFGQQGLGLGKLISGSWKAWAASGLFNGLTTTGNLIGLVSNGSLNTFAILLVVIFSHTFSRKYFPKSKEHMTSVLYALGAFFICMPWKFQYTPDGSKKAIDVLNYMDTTFFGTKGVFAALLISGFSVWIYNKVLEKNFTIKMPDSVPPAVARSFESLIPGVITMGVFIILTGISTTLTGETMPELLLTALQKPALAISGTGLFAFVSQTTWSLLQWFGIHPTSIWGPIFGLTWNINDTQNMLGQAHHIYSTLFMNFSTVAAGSCSVSPVLALMLFSKRLAAKKVSKIALMPAIFNISEPVTFGLPIILNPLYFIPWLVAQPLAFYIGLFFTKIGFIGPIVNNVPWTVPTLLSGLLYTGSINGLIVQAVIVAITTAIYIPFIKMDNRLNPDNPDKEMENAATAAEA
- a CDS encoding PTS lactose/cellobiose transporter subunit IIA produces the protein MDEKQLKRAMELISVAGTAKSQCVEAMTIAETGDIDGAREKLKVAHKTLHEAHNIQTKWMTDEMNGEKVEKSIMLIHSQDHFISADIMMTVAEKVINLHEELNTLKAKE
- a CDS encoding sialate O-acetylesterase translates to MATEVLELDPLYSNNMVIPANKAFKISGTAVRDTEVYAEIDNQVLRTTSDVDGNWLIEVAPIESQVETTLKVQNLDEEIIVNNIKTGQVILLTGQSNIEYEFQNDCEYQDQLKDINFKDAYYYNVPKLEYRDEKQTLPDDLPIPAWKLVKDTTVGSLSAVGYWMLKRFKQIYPDRVIGIIDCYKGGTSASSWVPETVLQSDKELVDTFIKPFHEAIDGKTADDFKQEFVAYNAAVADHNTKLSAFTKKYPEVSLSDAKDKVGHTPWPPPMTPTSFLRPNGLYHTMIEKVRNYPFNKVVWYQGENDAPNPEVYKKLLRGLIISWRQLFKNTSLPFYIVQLPGYFDEPKDAWPMIRQSQLDVSQTINDVHLVSISDTGDMHNIHPESKRIAGTRLGEIISGIQYSDTPTVYKQEIVNNGLLLFVKNASMLSARGNAYVSIRNNQEWIEQEVYTQGNTVMIPNAEHAIEIRYEYKNFPKCTIFNEYGAPLSPFEMKVGRG
- a CDS encoding ROK family protein encodes the protein MKNLGLIDIGGTSIKFAVWKDNELKKLKPVPTPSTLGEFYNVLTDQVEKMKQYQIVGVGISSPGAVNKKTGVIEGASAIPYIHNFKIQQALEERFGLPVSIENDANCAALAELDSGAGKDVDSLVFLIVGTGVGGSVIIDHKIWHGAHLFGGEFGYMLSDNKNTLSNLGTSVNVANRYNINSKPVSNYSGKEVFDLAKKGDERAQKEVHTMYYALAKSIYNLQYSFDPELVVLGGAVSNNPDLIPAVNKEIEKIRKIVEIASIKPQVVACHYTDEANLRGALVDFNQQK
- a CDS encoding glycoside hydrolase family 1 protein: MLKFPKDFAWGAATSGPQSEGNFHKPNQNVFDYWYEKDPDAFYDGVGPDTASNFYNDYKKDIPLMAKAGIRSLRTSIQWTRLMADVDKGIVDEDGVEFYNNVIDCLLDNGIEPYINLFHFDLPIDLYKKYGGWESKHVTDLFADYAEKCFELFGSKVKNWFTFNEPKVILDGEYLYQFHYPLKVDGPAAVQVAYNINLASAKAVARFKKWRKENNSDAKIGTILNLTPAYPATNDPEDVAAAEFATLWDDNMYLDPAVKGHFPEKLVKILDDANVLFDSTPEELKIIADNTIDVLGVNFYHPERVMRPSVSPDSLQDWMPDIYFDNYEMPGRVMNVDKGWEIYPKTLYDIAINIRDNYGNLPWFVSENGMGVSHEERYLDDKGVVQDDYRIKFIKDHLTELHRGIEAGSNCHGFFVWTGIDCWSWKNAYRNRYGLIRNDIHTQTKTIKKSGQWYAKLSENNGF